GTAGAAGTAGCCATTGGACGACCACTTGGCCACCACTCGCAGTCCCACAAAGCTACCCCCGGCTGAGCTCGCCTCCTCTGGGGACGAGCGGAGGGAGTTGGAGTGGCACGGGACCTCGTCGTCTGTGGGGGTGACGGGGACGTGCGGGGTCGGTATGTAAGGTTCGTCCTCGGAGGAGGACAGGGGCTGACCTTGAGCGCCGAGCCGCGGCTGTGCGCGAGCACCTCCTCCCCTGTAAGAGCCACAACATTTGCTCAAACCAAAGCGCATGCTACAACTAACAATGGAAATGAATAGCTACCATGGAGAACGTGAGTGAGAAGAAGTGTCAAGCAGGTAAAGCAGGTGAGTGTGTTAACATGCAAGGTGAGCCTCTGGGAGGACTGACCTGGTGGCTCGGCCACGTTTAGCCCGTCCTCTGGGAGGGTTCGAAACTAACGCCCCGGAGTCGGGGGTACCTGTGTCCTTTGTGACCACTGGCCCTGCCCTTTGACCCCTATTGCCCCTCTGTTTGTGCCCGCCTCCCCTTTTGGGACTGCTGACACACAGAGGGGAGAAATGGAGACAGTCAGGTTGCACGCCGGCACCGATCTGAGGTTACTCAAATAATGAGTGACTCCAGATTGATGTCTGGGAGCACCTGATAAAGGCATGACCAGTGAATCACTGAGAGATTAGGGTGTTAGTCAAAGAAGGTGAAGGAGTGCCACAGGAAAAGAAAAGGGAGTGCTTTCACCGAAAACGTACTATGAAAGAGGGTCCCCATGCACAAGCTAGGGATGAAGTACCTGGCGGATTTTGCATTTCTGCTGGCTGGCATGATAAACTCTGGCCTGGACAGACCAGTGGTGGAACCGCTCGCTCCCCCAGAACTTTGTTGCAGGCTGGAGGCCTTGGACGACAAAGAGCTGATATCACCGAAGTCGCCAGAGGTTAGGGAATTGGCTGTGCGGCACGGGGAGATGTCATTTTCCAACACCTGACAGTCCACCACTGGGTCCTCGCTCTCCTAATCACAAGGACAATACACTCACTTTCAATTTCAATTGAGATAATCGACATTTAAATGTGGTTAAATGGTTTAGGGGCGTGACGATATCTCGATACGGCGATACGTCACGATATTTTGTCTCACGGTGGGTTATCGATATGCCTACGCCAAGTATCGATACAGGCTCtaaaacggctccattgtttcttattgagcaatttacttggcgggccgctagggCGAACGCCTcttaagagtggcggggaaacgtGCGGAAGTCTTCAGGCTAAGAAGACTCAAGTTAACAAAACGCCGGCTGGATACAAGTCAAAGATGTGGATATTGATAGTGTGGAACCGATACATTGCAGATTTTATCATATAGAAGAGAGAAAAGAAGGACTTGGGTATATGCAAGAACTGTCTCACAATAGTTACACTGGAAACATGACGAATTTACTCAAATGCCTTCTTGCCattcaactttttaaaaaaaacatttaattaatttactgGAACTGCGTCATGAACGACTGACATGAAACAATCATGCCACTTAGGGGCTGAAAAATTCTATGTAcattaacatccatccattctctgagCTGTTTATCCTCAATCAAACTGCATCTATactatatagcacttttcatatGATAAAGTACTTTACAGTGATAAAACCAGTCAATGCTTAAAAATCATTTAGTatttagtcttcaattaaccaatcatgcatgtttttgcaaTGTGTGAGGAAACCAGAAGCTTGAACAAACCCCcacaagcacggggagaacatgcaaactccacacaagacGGTCAGGGCAGAGATTCAAAGCCCCAACCTCCGAATGTTGAGGTAGACTCAGAAACCATTCatccacattattattattatttttttttaattattacttatatatatttttttatccccttttatttatttaactattttaatctatattgtcttgtagctttgtttttatgtatttattttttctatcgtgtttaactgttttcttttagtgtttaaatgtttttatttggtagttattaaatttttagctccagtgttttctcatgggggagcctccacagtgagagtgatgcttggtcttcatccatctcactgtggatgaactcctcctgggtgcctttccttacagggtacttctgtgccccgccatgttgtggttttcatgtgtttgttgggttttgggtgtgtctgtgggtacgatcatggggatgggggggctttctctttcttttattttattgtattatggatgtccagcactttgagttgcattttaaatgcatgaaaggtgctatataaataaagttgattgattgattgattgattgattgattgagagcTGAAGCGATTTGCAGAGGACTTTGGGCAAAAGAAAAACGATACCCTacactggtcgccagtcaatcacagcacACATATGGAGCCACATTCACATTCAGTCTGTCACTGAGTGGAAACTGAACTCGCGTTGCCTTCAAAAAAGTGAGCTCAGTGTACTACTACTTCACCATCATAGCAATACTGACATGCTAAATTTCCATGTCGGTGAACAAAAAGAGCCCCTCATTTACCTCAGTGACCTTGCGATCCACTTCTTTGCCATCTTCATAATAAACATCTGTAATGATCCGTGTGATGGTGGTCCGTACTTCCTGGATGGTGCGCATGTGTCTGCGGTGGGATGGGCCTGACCTTCTTCGAAAAGATGGGGTCTCTGTTTCGCCCTTTTAGATGAAAATGATCTATTTCATTAGATTGAAAGATGATTCTTCATTaagagacaaaaacaaatgtacacACCTTGCCAGCTGGTGAGCATGGCATTGTTGTACAAGAGCTGGCTTTCTGGGCAGCTGCATGCTGACAAACAGGAAATACAAGTTTGTTGAAAATGCAACacaaaatatcaatattatataatattttagCGATAtagattgtattttttaaaaacatgcatcTAGCTATCTAGTCATCCAttggcagaagcctgataaaaTTATTGAGGTCATTTTAATAGTTAACTCAAAGTAGTCACACGTGACTAATTTAACGTACGTGGGCTCTGAACCAAACAAGGTCTTATTAATAAATCATGAAAGTATAAACAATGACTGAAGAACCTTGTCAGCTGGGCTAGCAGCTCTACTGTTGTCCAAGGTGTGCTGGGAGATGTCCTTCTGGTTTGGGCCGGACAGCTCTGGTTCTTGGATCTCTTCAAGTTGCTCGGCTTCCGTTACTTTTGCAGCCTCCTGTGGCACTGCCAACACTTCTACTTGTAAAGCCTCCGATTGGCTATTAGGCAGGCTGCTACATCCTAGTGATGaagtctgtgaacatctttgtGGTGAGGTGAACAGCTCTCCCCTGCagaagttttttaaaaaaatgtagagaACCTTGGAGATAAAAGTGTTGGATTACGACTTACAGTATGTCTGTACTCTGTAGTAGTACATTTTTGGCTGAACACATAACATTTTGGCTAAGAAACAAACCAACTACTTAATAATggatacaacaaaacaaaattaatagtTTTCATGTGCCTCAGTCAGAGCTTAGATCTAATTAAATTCAAACGTCGGGTGACCTACAAGTATGTGCACAAGTGCTATACTCACTTTTCAAAACTGCTAAAAGTACATGCCATGCTAAGAAGACTGCTCACCAACTCACCTCCTCACAGCACTTCTTTTCAATTGACTTGCACAGCTGACAATTCACACCATTTAAAATAGCTtcgaaattatttatttttcacacaaaaaaaaggtattgTACTTGAACACACTAGCGCATAAAATAACCATATGCCCAACAGCCTGAAAAGCTAAAAGTAGGTCTCTCATTCCTTATTCCATACACATACAAAAAGGTGACCCATATATGACAAACAGCAAGTGAACGCAACAACTCGTAGTCAAATAGACATCCAATTTTGATCTGGCATCGAATAAAGATTAAAACTAGCTAAAAGTTCAAATAAATTTTTCCGGAGCTGCCCCCTTTTTTGTAACCCCGGGATTACactgcatgcgtgtgcgttgcgtcacCACACCGCTGtatcttgactgcgtgctccggacacgTCAATTTTTTGGACAACATTTACCAGttgcgcacagctgcggtccggcagctccgtctcCGACAACTttccgccgtgtctcgcgtgatcgCGCGCGATAAtgttgcattaaaaacaacgacaaacacacagaaagtctatGCTCAACAGAGAAGGAGAAAGAGGACTGACTTCCTTTTATTGAACTCACGACCACTCCCATAGCTTCTGCTATGACGTTCCATGCAGCACACTTTTTTtaagttgtccttataaaaataatgtgctgtgtcatatataattttgttgttttccacCTCGATTATAAAATCTCTCCTTgttgagtattttattctgatagGTAAccggaatttttattttgagactgcgtcggtcttcctgtcccgctccaTGAGTTCTGTGGTAGTTCGCCATTTGACGGATGTCGACGGATGCGTCGTCtagtaaaaaacagaaaataggtCCATCCGTGCGGCCAGCTCTGGCCACAGTCGATCCGCAATGCACACGCAGCCGGTGTAATgcggtgtaatcccggggtcaagcgctttgtgacagctaaggctgtttgaaagcgctatataaataaagatgacttgaccttttGCCAAGTGCTTCTAAATGCTTTATGAAGAACCGTCTGTACTCACCCCATCAACAGACATAATCCTGCTTCACTTGGTTCTCAGTCCGTGCATTTTTACATGTCATTGTGCACTCTCCGAAAGGTGGGCGCACGTCACTGACGGCAACTGACGATTATCGGAAGAAACCAGCTCTGAATATTTCCTTTAGCAGCTTAGATTAATTTTTCCTAACCACTTTAGCTTGATCTCTTTACCATGGAAACAACTTGGCAAACATTTCCTCAAAGCTAAATGGAAGCAAAGCCGTATTTGCGAGCCCAGTATATCAATTAGAAGTTTAGTTTAGAAGTCAATCTTTGCGCTCTTACCAATGACATTTACTTTGACAATTACGCACATAGAAACAGAGGCTCACCTGACAGGTGTGTTGTTGCCTCCAGGCCGATGAATATCTTCATCCTCTGCCTCCTGCTGTCTGTGCACTTGCCTAACAAGAGTGAACACTGACGGACTGCAGGGAAAGAaaacattattgttgtttttgttttcacaaaaaTGTGAGTTACCCATTTGGGTGGTTCTCAGAAAACATGGCCCAAGCTGACCCACTTTGagagtcaatattttttttctctattcaTAATCAATCACCAGGTTTCATTGCTTACAATATTGCACAATATTGTATACAAAAGACAAAAGTAACCTAAGTTTTGTGCTGTTATTCACATGTGAATGTATTTTGAGCAGTGAAAAATTGCCCTCATGACCACTTCCTGTTCGTCGCATGCCAACACATCCATGTAATTAAGAGGTCTTTATACCCTTAAATTACAtcactctaacaaaaaaaaacttgcagaaTGTCAATACAACAATACTGTTTGAATAGAGTTCCAACGCTGTCTATAATGTGACAAGACTcggcagaaaaaaagaaatccggttatgttattttcattttgtatccACAAGGTACCTCGGGCGATTTGcaactgtactgtatacttCATTCACGACTTGAACCAGAAGTTGACAAATATTCTACAACTGAGTAAGCGACAATATTGAGTAACAATTGAGTAAGCGCTGTCCATTAATTGGTGACCACcaacaaataaaatagattgataaattatttttttttacatgctaaTTGGATGAAGTCTTTCTTTAGTGTATTCTCGGGCGAGTCAGCAGGATTTGAAAAGTGCACAGTTCAGCTGCAGGAATTTCGTAATTTGCGAAGCAAACAATAAATTGTGGCATCCATGTGATACTCAAATGTAACAATATGGAACATGATGGCCATTGTTCACCATTCAGAGGTAATTTTGTATGTCGCTGGCAACAAACGTGCCTTTTTTTGGGGGTCCCCTGATGAGTGATGATCTTGGAGCTCCAAGATCTGCAAGATTTTGGCCCGACACCAGCTATGTATAATTCCTAATTTTTTTAGTACCAGTTTTTCAACCAAGCATCTTTATATAAAAAGGTAATGAAGCTGTTCAagtgtaataataattatttatttatttattttacttgagtGCTGAGTGTTTGGTGCCCAGGTAATAAGGGCTCCAATAGACCAGGACAAGTAAACAATATTTATTCATAGCACACTGCAGAGAGGTTTGACCTCAAGCAGATATAATTTTTAGGTGGTTAAGAATAAAAGTTCATTTTTGGGCTCTTATGTCACACCCCAGGACACAGTTTGACGTGAACCACCCATTTACCTTTTCCCACAGTGGGGGGAAAAACCCAACTCAATTTATTCCCAATGCATGATGTGGTAATAAGTGTGAAGATAAAAAAACGGATCGGAAACTATGGCACCTGGTTTCAGCCTTTGTAAGGGTGGTAACCTTGGCAACAGATTCATCCTCTTCTGATAGAGCTGGCTCTGCAGAGGAAACATTGTTAGTGACAAGGTATTGTGTGAAGCATCTCCATGGATACGACCTAACCAAAATATGCTCGGGAGGCCGAACGACTCTTACTCTGCAGACTGAAGCGTTCGGAGCTTCCCTCTTCAACGGGGCTCACTAACTTCATTCTCAAACTCAACCTCCCGTCCCCCTTCTCCGCCAACTCATTTCCACATTCTTCCAGCACATCGTCTTTGGCTGCTATCACATCGGCACTGACATCGCCGGCAACTTCTGACTTCTCATTAAATGTCTCTagataaatgaaaaacaaacaaaacatctaaAAGTGTCGCTACTTGATATTTATGATTGCATTGTCTGCATGTCTTTCACCGGAACACACCAATGGGAGTACTGTGTCTGAGCGTCCCCTTCAACTGGCTGATTAGGGGAGGAGTTGCTCCAACAGCTGGACCAATCAACTCACCCTCTTTAGGCAGTGTGAAATGGAAGGACATTTCTGcataaaagcattaaaaaaaaacatgaccatacATCAATTTAACAATGTTTAGATGCTAATGACTAATATAAACGTACGGATGTGGACATCATACCTCCCGAGCTATCACTGAAGCTCTTGTTCTTCTGCCCCTCTGGTTCTGGAACCACAGCAGGCTCATGGCCATTAGTGGATATAGATACTTGGTACGTGCTTGAACGGGGACTAGCAGCTTTTAAAAGCTGTGACTGTGTTTTGGGAGGAGCCTGCGAGTCTCCATTTCTCTTTTGAACTGAAACAATGCTCTCGTCCTGGTCTGCGGCCTCCTTGTCAACAGACGACATCATCTCACTTTGAGAGAGGACTAAAGCAATACCTGAAGGAGCCAAAGTACTCTCCTCCTCCATagccacttcttcttcttccgttGCCGCCGccgcgtcctcctcctcctcctcctcctcttcctcctcctcctcctcctcctcatcttcctcctcctccgaaGCAGCAGCTTCTTCAATAACTGCAGGCTCGTCAATTTCACCTTTTCCCGTCTGACTATGAATAGGTCCACTGTTCTTTGACAGAGGTTGTGGCAGATTCTCTCCACTTTCCGCTACATTCACGTCACTCTTTGCAACCTCCATAACAGACATATTGGAGATCACGGACTGTGATTCCAGACTGCAGGGTGCCACATCTGTCGGAGTCTCAAGTATACAGCTGTTGACAATCACATCTGGAGATTCGATTTTGGATTGAGAACAAGACACATCATTAGGAGGGTTTGACTCTTTGATATTAGTCTCACATTCGTTCGCATTCACGTCGGGTACGTTCAAGAAAGGCGTCGGCTGAGTACAAGGTTTGGAACTCGGGGCACTTTGTGATTCCGCGCAGACGCCATTGCACTCGCTCCTCTGATCGGGGTGTGGAAACACAGAGTCAGTAGTATCTACTCCAGGCTGCTCTTCCATTTCTTCTATCTGTGTGTCCTGGGTGTCCTCCATGTTCTCTTGTGACAGCTGCTGAGAAGAATCGTCATTGTCCATGTTCACAGAGAGCTGTAAAGGCATTGTGAAAGCAGGAGATGTTTCCTGGTGAGGAGACTTGAGAGACAAGGGCTCAGACTTGTTATCCGATGGTTGTGGAGTCTCCTGACTCGGTGTTGGGACAAACACATCCTGGAGGGGGTGAATAATGAGATAGTAAAGGACATAAATTGACCAGTACAAAattacaatcacataaaaaaaaataaaaaatttgtcaTCCAACTTCCCAATAAAAACAAGACCAACTATTTCAGTTTTGATGACAGAACTCACCTGTGGTTGATTCTTGTGAATCAACATTCATCCAAAATCTGCTGTGTTAAGATTTTTATTGGTGTACTTTTTTTCAGCACAGGAAAAATACtgcacatttttgtgtgtgcatgacaAGTTGTACAATTCAATAGTTCACAACTGTGAACAAATTCAAGGCCCGTCCAGACCCTCGGACACTAAATAATCCACCACCCACTCACCCTTACCCTTTATACCAGCcaagccaggggtgtcaaactcatgttagctcaggggccgcatggaggtaaatatattatcaagtgggccgcatcgggaaaattGCCGTCATTGttagattttcgtggaccagccctaaattacggaactcaactgtcatcatattgttccgaaaaataacacgaatgtgcaaatggaacgcggcaacactttgacGGTAtatgttccggacgtgttaaatcaacCTTTTTTGCATATagattgttcccagaatgcattgcagtgCACAGTTAATGATGtcataaggatgttaatccttatcatatctatttgtgttaccagtaattgaatttgtgtcatatttaacacatttatgtcggtgtatgattacaatatattaataataattagacaAAATGTAGTTGATCttatgtgtaaaataatgacatccaggacggcgatcccccgtacaagttgttTTGCTCATCTGAGTACTGCTTATCAAATTACAAAtatgtgttttgattgtggccggctgattaattagtccaacattacatggccggattaaaccccccgggccgtatgtttgacaccactgagcCAAGCTGTGCTTACGTACTTTTAAGACAttcgctattttgatttacagtACTTGAGATTTACAGAACTGTGACTATTTTGCTCAGGTATTGTGCTGCTTTAGAATTTATATTTTCCCTTACAAAAGGTTATTGTTACCGTGTTCATTTTCACAAACTAATAAGTGTATCTTATTTATTCATAAGG
Above is a genomic segment from Festucalex cinctus isolate MCC-2025b chromosome 4, RoL_Fcin_1.0, whole genome shotgun sequence containing:
- the tp53bp1 gene encoding TP53-binding protein 1 isoform X4 — its product is MDPDGSELDSSLPQPENPCLIVEDSQPDSVALEDDPESSYRAVLSRRLSNLQPSACSPVLELISSPIGSRSSQTDSQSESCRSNSQVAGPGILALANHSSECQEECQEESQVLTINPPNKLKSNLPMDSDSTPPCDPSEDGNSDFGFLALSQSQDFVVDEVNNQKGDECDKPGAVSETHSKLEHNINTVTSQDLVYKVGRSEVSVSSRLGQTLNVQVLLHSQCLKDSGEQEERDHDELISSQQDMFDADKTVDNTVSEPEQQVYPTSTPANTLRLLHLSGQETLAQQSLSQSSADYVAPTPDNFPHAPLIVPNSPTGAESQSDDDEPMDTWPSAEEETALKKDVPMETEASSKPEPFTSTPAVSQSSAGFVVEQPLSLPSQPEFSHDVFVPTPSQETPQPSDNKSEPLSLKSPHQETSPAFTMPLQLSVNMDNDDSSQQLSQENMEDTQDTQIEEMEEQPGVDTTDSVFPHPDQRSECNGVCAESQSAPSSKPCTQPTPFLNVPDVNANECETNIKESNPPNDVSCSQSKIESPDVIVNSCILETPTDVAPCSLESQSVISNMSVMEVAKSDVNVAESGENLPQPLSKNSGPIHSQTGKGEIDEPAVIEEAAASEEEEDEEEEEEEEEEEEEEEDAAAATEEEEVAMEEESTLAPSGIALVLSQSEMMSSVDKEAADQDESIVSVQKRNGDSQAPPKTQSQLLKAASPRSSTYQVSISTNGHEPAVVPEPEGQKNKSFSDSSGEMSFHFTLPKEGELIGPAVGATPPLISQLKGTLRHSTPIETFNEKSEVAGDVSADVIAAKDDVLEECGNELAEKGDGRLSLRMKLVSPVEEGSSERFSLQKPALSEEDESVAKVTTLTKAETSPSVFTLVRQVHRQQEAEDEDIHRPGGNNTPVRGELFTSPQRCSQTSSLGCSSLPNSQSEALQVEVLAVPQEAAKVTEAEQLEEIQEPELSGPNQKDISQHTLDNSRAASPADKHAAAQKASSCTTMPCSPAGKGETETPSFRRRSGPSHRRHMRTIQEVRTTITRIITDVYYEDGKEVDRKVTEESEDPVVDCQVLENDISPCRTANSLTSGDFGDISSLSSKASSLQQSSGGASGSTTGLSRPEFIMPASRNAKSASSPKRGGGHKQRGNRGQRAGPVVTKDTGTPDSGALVSNPPRGRAKRGRATRGGGARAQPRLGAQGQPLSSSEDEPYIPTPHVPVTPTDDEVPCHSNSLRSSPEEASSAGGSFVGLRVVAKWSSNGYFYSGRIIKDPWEGRYRLRFDDGYECEVAGKDILLCDPIPLETEVTALVEDEFFSVGVVKGYRTEGQELFYNVERDGEELWYNRTSVILSLEQGNKLREHHSLGPYEPSTPLAKAADISLDNLVEGKRRRRGVPGGSNTPIHGSDSSPRNPGPSTKRRRRTSDSDNSPAKRSRRGAGARAAQRVGMCNTSGSGTDLAGQPCDPAETHGPMPQNASLFMGFAFMLTASSETDRLNNLLSDDPEEGDHVQTGPFNKAYTESQLLAGGGFVLPDFNEEQCKAAYQSLLIVDQHCRTRKYLLCLASGVPCVSHLWVRDCCKDNKLLNYRNYLLPAGLGPDGDIVEWHPRCSPFKDLHFFLVFEKPMELWAQLITMAGASSVRHFHADKDASDVPADKYDVVISDHSCPSLIEKNVTSLQLPLVSPEWLIQSVICGERLDFQGKPQYFHNYSCLTSPSTS
- the tp53bp1 gene encoding TP53-binding protein 1 isoform X3, which produces MAARKSACCSPRSDPMDPDGSELDSSLPQPENPCLIVEDSQPDSVALEDDPESSYRAVLSRRLSNLQPSACSPVLELISSPIGSRSSQTDSQSESCRSNSQVAGPGILALANHSSECQEECQEESQVLTINPPNKLKSNLPMDSDSTPPCDPSEDGNSDFGFLALSQSQDFVVDEVNNQKGDECDKPGAVSETHSKLEHNINTVTSQDLVYKVGRSEVSVSSRLGQTLNVQVLLHSQCLKDSGEQEERDHDELISSQQDMFDADKTDNTVSEPEQQVYPTSTPANTLRLLHLSGQETLAQQSLSQSSADYVAPTPDNFPHAPLIVPNSPTGAESQSDDDEPMDTWPSAEEETALKKDVPMETEASSKPEPFTSTPAVSQSSAGFVVEQPLSLPSQPEFSHDVFVPTPSQETPQPSDNKSEPLSLKSPHQETSPAFTMPLQLSVNMDNDDSSQQLSQENMEDTQDTQIEEMEEQPGVDTTDSVFPHPDQRSECNGVCAESQSAPSSKPCTQPTPFLNVPDVNANECETNIKESNPPNDVSCSQSKIESPDVIVNSCILETPTDVAPCSLESQSVISNMSVMEVAKSDVNVAESGENLPQPLSKNSGPIHSQTGKGEIDEPAVIEEAAASEEEEDEEEEEEEEEEEEEEEDAAAATEEEEVAMEEESTLAPSGIALVLSQSEMMSSVDKEAADQDESIVSVQKRNGDSQAPPKTQSQLLKAASPRSSTYQVSISTNGHEPAVVPEPEGQKNKSFSDSSGEMSFHFTLPKEGELIGPAVGATPPLISQLKGTLRHSTPIETFNEKSEVAGDVSADVIAAKDDVLEECGNELAEKGDGRLSLRMKLVSPVEEGSSERFSLQKPALSEEDESVAKVTTLTKAETSPSVFTLVRQVHRQQEAEDEDIHRPGGNNTPVRGELFTSPQRCSQTSSLGCSSLPNSQSEALQVEVLAVPQEAAKVTEAEQLEEIQEPELSGPNQKDISQHTLDNSRAASPADKHAAAQKASSCTTMPCSPAGKGETETPSFRRRSGPSHRRHMRTIQEVRTTITRIITDVYYEDGKEVDRKVTEESEDPVVDCQVLENDISPCRTANSLTSGDFGDISSLSSKASSLQQSSGGASGSTTGLSRPEFIMPASRNAKSASSPKRGGGHKQRGNRGQRAGPVVTKDTGTPDSGALVSNPPRGRAKRGRATRGGGARAQPRLGAQGQPLSSSEDEPYIPTPHVPVTPTDDEVPCHSNSLRSSPEEASSAGGSFVGLRVVAKWSSNGYFYSGRIIKDPWEGRYRLRFDDGYECEVAGKDILLCDPIPLETEVTALVEDEFFSVGVVKGYRTEGQELFYNVERDGEELWYNRTSVILSLEQGNKLREHHSLGPYEPSTPLAKAADISLDNLVEGKRRRRGVPGGSNTPIHGSDSSPRNPGPSTKRRRRTSDSDNSPAKRSRRGAGARAAQRVGMCNTSGSGTDLAGQPCDPAETHGPMPQNASLFMGFAFMLTASSETDRLNNLLSDDPEEGDHVQTGPFNKAYTESQLLAGGGFVLPDFNEEQCKAAYQSLLIVDQHCRTRKYLLCLASGVPCVSHLWVRDCCKDNKLLNYRNYLLPAGLGPDGDIVEWHPRCSPFKDLHFFLVFEKPMELWAQLITMAGASSVRHFHADKDASDVPADKYDVVISDHSCPSLIEKNVTSLQLPLVSPEWLIQSVICGERLDFQGKPQYFHNYSCLTSPSTS
- the tp53bp1 gene encoding TP53-binding protein 1 isoform X2, with translation MAARKSACCSPRSDPMDPDGSELDSSLPQPENPCLIVEDSQPDSVALEDDPESSYRAVLSRRLSNLQPSACSPVLELISSPIGSRSSQTDSQSESCRSNSQVAGPGILALANHSSECQEECQEESQVLTINPPNKLKSNLPMDSDSTPPCDPSEDGNSDFGFLALSQSQDFVVDEVNNQKGDECDKPGAVSETHSKLEHNINTVTSQDLVYKVGRSEVSVSSRLGQTLNVQVLLHSQCLKDSGEQEERDHDELISSQQDMFDADKTVDNTVSEPEQQVYPTSTPANTLRLLHLSGQETLAQQSLSQSSADYVAPTPDNFPHAPLIVPNSPTGAESQSDDDEPMDTWPSAEEETALKKDVPMETEASSKPEPFTSTPAVSQSSAGFVVEQPLSLPSQPEFSHDVFVPTPSQETPQPSDNKSEPLSLKSPHQETSPAFTMPLQLSVNMDNDDSSQQLSQENMEDTQDTQIEEMEEQPGVDTTDSVFPHPDQRSECNGVCAESQSAPSSKPCTQPTPFLNVPDVNANECETNIKESNPPNDVSCSQSKIESPDVIVNSCILETPTDVAPCSLESQSVISNMSVMEVAKSDVNVAESGENLPQPLSKNSGPIHSQTGKGEIDEPAVIEEAAASEEEEDEEEEEEEEEEEEEEEDAAAATEEEEVAMEEESTLAPSGIALVLSQSEMMSSVDKEAADQDESIVSVQKRNGDSQAPPKTQSQLLKAASPRSSTYQVSISTNGHEPAVVPEPEGQKNKSFSDSSGEMSFHFTLPKEGELIGPAVGATPPLISQLKGTLRHSTPIETFNEKSEVAGDVSADVIAAKDDVLEECGNELAEKGDGRLSLRMKLVSPVEEGSSERFSLQKPALSEEDESVAKVTTLTKAETSPSVFTLVRQVHRQQEAEDEDIHRPGGNNTPVRGELFTSPQRCSQTSSLGCSSLPNSQSEALQVEVLAVPQEAAKVTEAEQLEEIQEPELSGPNQKDISQHTLDNSRAASPADKHAAAQKASSCTTMPCSPAGKGETETPSFRRRSGPSHRRHMRTIQEVRTTITRIITDVYYEDGKEVDRKVTEESEDPVVDCQVLENDISPCRTANSLTSGDFGDISSLSSKASSLQQSSGGASGSTTGLSRPEFIMPASRNAKSASPKRGGGHKQRGNRGQRAGPVVTKDTGTPDSGALVSNPPRGRAKRGRATRGGGARAQPRLGAQGQPLSSSEDEPYIPTPHVPVTPTDDEVPCHSNSLRSSPEEASSAGGSFVGLRVVAKWSSNGYFYSGRIIKDPWEGRYRLRFDDGYECEVAGKDILLCDPIPLETEVTALVEDEFFSVGVVKGYRTEGQELFYNVERDGEELWYNRTSVILSLEQGNKLREHHSLGPYEPSTPLAKAADISLDNLVEGKRRRRGVPGGSNTPIHGSDSSPRNPGPSTKRRRRTSDSDNSPAKRSRRGAGARAAQRVGMCNTSGSGTDLAGQPCDPAETHGPMPQNASLFMGFAFMLTASSETDRLNNLLSDDPEEGDHVQTGPFNKAYTESQLLAGGGFVLPDFNEEQCKAAYQSLLIVDQHCRTRKYLLCLASGVPCVSHLWVRDCCKDNKLLNYRNYLLPAGLGPDGDIVEWHPRCSPFKDLHFFLVFEKPMELWAQLITMAGASSVRHFHADKDASDVPADKYDVVISDHSCPSLIEKNVTSLQLPLVSPEWLIQSVICGERLDFQGKPQYFHNYSCLTSPSTS